A window of uncultured Draconibacterium sp. contains these coding sequences:
- the rplU gene encoding 50S ribosomal protein L21, with translation MYAIVEIAGQQFKVEKDKKLFVHKLDAKAGDSVDFEKVLLVDNDGTIAVGTPTVSGAKVTAKVLVEEVKGDKVMVFKKKRRKGYKKMNGHRQHFTQIQVETIVG, from the coding sequence ATGTACGCGATTGTTGAAATTGCTGGACAGCAATTCAAAGTAGAAAAGGACAAAAAACTTTTCGTACACAAACTGGACGCTAAAGCAGGCGACTCGGTTGACTTCGAAAAAGTATTGTTAGTTGACAACGACGGCACAATTGCTGTTGGAACTCCAACGGTTAGTGGCGCTAAAGTTACAGCCAAAGTATTGGTAGAAGAAGTAAAAGGTGACAAAGTGATGGTTTTCAAAAAGAAACGCCGTAAAGGTTACAAGAAAATGAACGGTCACCGTCAGCACTTCACTCAGATTCAAGTAGAAACTATTGTTGGATAA